A part of Lampris incognitus isolate fLamInc1 chromosome 21, fLamInc1.hap2, whole genome shotgun sequence genomic DNA contains:
- the pwp2h gene encoding PWP2 small subunit processome component, which produces MKFAYRFSNLLGAVYRQGNLSFSKDDNSVVSPVGNRVSIFDLKNNKSETLPVSTNKNITCVGISPDGNLAILVDEDGAALLVSLVTRAVLHHFHFHKPVNSIRFSPDGRKFVITKENVALMYHAPGKQRNFNAFVLDKSYYGPFDETTCIDWTDDSKCFAVGSKDTSTWVFGAERWVNLIYYSLGGHKDVIVGCFFEKDSLDLYTVSQDGTLCVWESDTEPDGLVLSRKQQSPEEEEEEEEEEEGEKAKSEMGEHQGQVVRGKAGAPKEKKGAKNVRFKQRSKHFFNKEGDFNNLTAAAFHKQTHILVTGFASGIFHLHELPEFSLIHSLSISDQRIASVVMNSSGDWIGFGCSGMGQLLVWEWQSESYVFKQQGHFNNMASLAYSPDGQYVVTGGDDGKVKVWNTSSGLCFVTFTEHTSSVTNVTFTSSGFVIVSASLDGTVRAFDLHRYRNFRTFTSPRPAQFSSLAVDASGELVSAGAQDSFEVFLWSLQTGRLLEVLGGHEGPVSCLCFSPVRSILASVSWDCTVRLWDMMDSWQTKEMLRLTSDGLCVSYRPDGEELAVATLDGEISFWNPHTASQTGSIAGRHDLKIGRKETDKISAKQAAKGKSFTSLCYSADGASILAGGQSKFVCIYNIQEQILMKKFEISCNLSFDAMEEFLDRRKMTEFGSLALVDEGAGDGDDVHISLPGVRRGDMSSRHFKPEIRVSSLRFSPTGRSWAATTTEGLLIYSLDGSLIFDPFDLDLDVTPASVRKQLQLQEWVAAIVLAFRLNESALIQEVLEAVPYKQISVVCGSLPDVYVEKLLGFVAVSLEKSGHLQFYLNWAQNLLMLHGQKLKNRSAAMLPTIQSLQKSIQRHFEDLSKLCDWNIYNIRYALALSKQQGMKRSSEEEEEGSEDMSEASEEDVGVLS; this is translated from the exons ATGAAGTTCGCGTACCGG TTTTCTAATTTACTGGGAGCCGTCTATCGTCAGGGAAATCTGAGTTTTTCCAAGGATGACAACTCCGTCGTCAGTCCAGTTGGAAACCGCGTCTCAATTTTTGACCTGAAAAA CAATAAATCTGAAACACTGCCAGTCTCCACCAACAAGAACATAACATGTGTTGGCATCTCTCCTGATGGGAACCTGGCCATACTCGTGGATGAAG ATGGTGCAGCTCTGTTGGTCAGTCTCGTCACCCGGGCCGTGCTCCATCACTTCCACTTTCACAAGCCTGTGAACAGCATTCGATTTTCCCCTGATGGAAG GAAGTTTGTTATAACTAAGGAGAATGTGGCGTTAATGTACCATGCCCCTGGAAAGCAGCGCAACTTTAACGCCTTCGTGTTGGACAAGAGTTACTATGGCCCCTTCGATGAAACCACCTGCATCGACTGGACCGACGACTCCAA GTGTTTCGCGGTGGGCAGCAAAGACACGTCGACATGGGTGTTCGGCGCCGAGCGCTGGGTCAACCTCATCTACTATTCCCTGGGTGGACACAAGGACGTCATCGTGGGATGTTTCTTCGAGAAGGACAGTCTGGAT CTGTACACGGTGAGTCAGGACGGGACGCTGTGTGTCTGGGAGAGCGACACAGAGCCGGACGGTCTGGTCCTGAGTAGGAAGCAGCAGAgccctgaggaggaggaggaggaggaggaggaggaggagggtgagaAGGCCAAAAGTGAGATGGGAGAGCACCAAGGACAAGTCGTCCGAGGAAAAGCCGGAGCCCCCAAAGaaaagaagggggccaagaacgtCCGATTCAAACAGAGGAGCAA ACATTTCTTCAACAAGGAAGGAGACTTCAACAACCTTACGGCCGCCGCATTCCATAAGCAGACACACATCCTGGTGACCGGCTTCGCTTCTGGAATCTTCCACCTGCACGAACTCCCAGAATTCAGTCTGATTCATTCTCTCAG TATTTCGGATCAGAGAATCGCCTCTGTGGTAATGAACAGCTCTGGAGACTGGATCGGCTTCGGTTGTTCAG GAATGGGACAGCTGCTGGTGTGGGAATGGCAGAGCGAGTCGTACGTCTTCAAACAGCAGGGACACTTTAACAACATGGCGTCTCTGGCCTACTCGCCGGACGGACAGTATGTCGTAACCGGAGGGGATGATGGGAAA GTGAAGGTGTGGAACACCAGCAGCGGTCTGTGCTTTGTCACATTCACTGAACACACTAGCAGCGTCACCAATGTCACCTTCACCTCCAGTGGCTTCGTCATCGTCAGCGCCTCATTGGATGGGACGGTCCGCGCCTTCGATCTTCACCG GTACCGTAACTTCAGGACATTCACATCTCCTCGGCCGGCACAGTTCTCATCTCTGGCCGTAGACGCCAGCGGGGAGCTGGTGAGCGCCGGTGCTCAGGACTCCTTTGAGGTCTTCCTCTGGtccctgcagaccggcagattGCTGGAG GTGCTAGGGGGCCATGAGGGCCCGGTGAGCTGCCTGTGTTTCAGTCCAGTCCGGTCGATCCTGGCCAGCGTGTCCTGGGACTGCACAGTCCGACTGTGGGACATGATGGACAGCTGGCAGACCAAAGAAATGCTGCGTCTCACCTCTGATG GTTTGTGTGTGTCGTACCgtcctgatggtgaggagttggCCGTGGCTACTTTGGATGGCGAGATTTCCTTCTGGAACCCACACACCGCCTCACAGACGGGCTCCATCGCCGGCCGACATGACCTAAAGATTGGCCGAAAGGAGACCGATAAAATCTCTGCCAAGCAGGCCGCCAAGGGCAA GTCCTTCACGTCTCTGTGTTACTCGGCGGACGGAGCATCCATCTTGGCTGGAGGTCAGTCTAAGTTTGTCTGTATCTACAACATCCAGGAGCAGATCCTCATGAAGAAGTTTGAGATCTCCTGCAACCTCTCCTTTGATGCCATGGAG GAGTTTTTGGACCGACGGAAGATGACGGAGTTTGGGAGTCTGGCTCTGGTGGATGAGGGAGCGGGAGATGGAGATGACGTCCACATCAGCCTCCCCGGTGTTAGGAGAG GTGACATGAGCTCTCGACACTTCAAGCCGGAGATTCGAGTCAGCTCTCTGAGATTCTCTCCCACCG GTCGCAGTTGGGCTGCCACCACCACCGAGGGGCTGCTGATCTACTCCCTGGACGGATCGCTGATCTTCGACCCCTTTGACCTCGACCTGGACGTGACACCAGCCAGCGTGCGtaaacagctgcagctgcagGAGTGGGTGGCAGCCATCGTGCTGGCGTTCCGTCTGAACGAGAGCGCCCTGATCCAGGAAGTCCTGGAAGCGGTACCCTACAAACAGA tctccgTGGTGTGTGGCTCCCTCCCTGACGTCTACGTGGAGAAGCTGTTGGGTTTCGTGGCGGTCTCGTTGGAGAAGTCGGGTCACCTGCAGTTCTACCTGAATTGGGCCCAAAACCTGCTGATGCTGCACGGACAGAAACTCAAGAACAG GTCTGCAGCGATGCTGCCCACCATCCAGTCACTGCAGAAGAGCATCCAAAGACATTTTGAAGATCTCTCCAAACT GTGTGACTGGAACATATACAACATTCGCTATGCGTTGGCCCTATCCAAACAGCAGGGGATGAAGAGGAGttctgaggaggaagaggaaggctcAGAGGATATGAGCGAGGCTTCGGAGGAGGATGTGGGCGTTCTCAGTTAG